A single Bacteroidales bacterium DNA region contains:
- a CDS encoding DUF4293 domain-containing protein: MLQRIQTVYMLVVVVSGILLFFLPLATYFSELGYFRFFLYGVEDLVRDPFGAEKSVLFPVWFGLPLSIVQALIVLLAVYTIFQYKKRVLQIRLNRLNIFLHVILIGGIFFFSTIIESKVSARPDYGIGNILPLISIIMLFLASHFIRKDEKLIRSADRLR, encoded by the coding sequence ATGTTGCAGAGGATTCAAACGGTTTACATGCTTGTTGTTGTGGTTTCGGGAATATTATTGTTTTTCCTGCCTTTGGCCACCTACTTCTCCGAACTGGGTTATTTCAGGTTTTTCCTTTACGGTGTCGAAGACCTGGTCCGTGATCCTTTTGGTGCAGAGAAGTCTGTGTTATTCCCGGTTTGGTTTGGTTTGCCACTTTCCATCGTGCAGGCCTTGATCGTCTTACTGGCAGTGTATACAATTTTTCAATACAAAAAGCGAGTGCTCCAGATTCGATTGAACAGGCTAAATATCTTCCTTCATGTAATCCTGATTGGAGGCATTTTTTTCTTTTCCACGATAATAGAATCAAAAGTCAGCGCACGTCCAGATTATGGAATTGGTAATATTTTACCACTCATTTCCATCATCATGTTGTTTCTGGCGAGTCATTTCATTCGAAAAGATGAAAAACTGATTCGTTCGGCAGATCGCCTAAGGTAA
- a CDS encoding 3-dehydroquinate dehydratase has protein sequence MKIQIINGPNLNLLGVREPEIYGNKSFDDFFKELRLLFPMHQLDYFQSNIEGEIIDKLQMVGFSCDGIILNAGGYTHTSVAIGDAVKSISTPVVEVHISNIFSRENFRHTSFIAPYAAGSIIGFGMDGYRLAILSLERLH, from the coding sequence ATGAAAATCCAGATCATCAACGGACCGAATTTGAACCTGCTTGGCGTCAGGGAACCTGAAATCTATGGTAACAAATCGTTTGACGATTTTTTTAAGGAACTCAGGTTACTTTTTCCAATGCATCAGCTCGATTATTTCCAATCCAATATTGAAGGGGAAATCATTGACAAATTGCAGATGGTTGGATTTAGCTGCGATGGGATTATCCTGAACGCCGGCGGTTACACACACACTTCGGTTGCCATTGGCGATGCTGTAAAATCCATCAGTACGCCGGTTGTCGAGGTGCATATCAGCAACATTTTCAGTCGCGAAAACTTTCGGCATACCTCCTTCATTGCTCCCTATGCTGCCGGTTCGATCATTGGATTCGGGATGGATGGTTACCGGCTTGCCATTCTCAGCCTCGAAAGGTTGCATTGA